A section of the Carya illinoinensis cultivar Pawnee chromosome 12, C.illinoinensisPawnee_v1, whole genome shotgun sequence genome encodes:
- the LOC122290444 gene encoding hydroxyproline O-galactosyltransferase GALT6-like: MGMKRGKLEKFNMVVSLSRQRLVQIVIGVGLLYILMVFLEIPFVFRSGFGVSQEALSRLSWLESEEDLEERDAPTRPSKLISLNSPQPSQFQPLEYRILSGLAFDPKTFISGRGDGASALYKSAGVAWEVGKTFWADMQSGKTKVTVENIENRSVERCPHSVSLSASEFLTRKQVAVLPCGLTLESYVTLVGKPRPAHVEHEPKIAMVNNDKDSVMVSQFMVELQGLKTAEGEGPPRILHFNPRLKGDWSGKPVIELNTCYRMQWGSALRCEGWKSKADEETVDGQVKCEKWIQDDHHGTEESKATWWLNRLIGRTKTVTVDWPYPFAEGKLFVLTLSAGLEGYHVNIDGRHVTSFPYNTGFSMEDATGLSVIGDVDIHSVYAASLPTSHPSFSPQRHLEFSNRWKAPPLLDEDADLFIGILSAGNHFAERMAVRKSWMQHKLIKSSIVAARFFVALHTRKEVNIELKKEAEFFGDIVIVPYMDNYDLVVLKTVAICEYGVRTVSAKYIMKCDDDTFVRVDAVLNEANKVPEGRSLYIGNINYYHKPLRYGKWAVAYEEWPEEDYPPYANGPGYILSSDIAHFIVSEFETHKLRMFKMEDVSMGMWVEQFNSSKPVVYVHSLKFCQFGCIEDYYTAHYQSPRQIMCMWTKLQSQGRPQCCNMR; the protein is encoded by the exons atgggGATGAAGAGGGGAAAACTGGAAAAGTTCAACATGGTCGTGTCTCTGAGTAGGCAAAGATTGGTTCAGATTGTGATCGGAGTGGGGCTTTTGTATATTCTTATGGTCTTCCTAGAAATCCCCTTTGTGTTCAGGAGTGGGTTCGGTGTGTCTCAGGAAGCTCTCTCTCGGCTCTCTTGGCTCGAGTCCGAGGAGGACTTGGAAGAACGGGATGCCCCGACTCGCCCCAGTAAACTTATCTCCCTTAACTCTCCTCAGCCTAGTCAGTTTCAACCCCTCGAGTACAGAATATTATCCGGCTTGGCGTTCGACCCCAAAACTTTCATTTCGGGTCGTGGCGACGGGGCTTCGGCACTTTACAAGTCGGCGGGGGTGGCCTGGGAAGTGGGGAAAACGTTCTGGGCAGATATGCAATCGGGAAAAACAAAAGTTACAGTCGAAAATATCGAGAACCGGTCGGTGGAGCGGTGCCCGCATTCGGTTTCGCTATCCGCGTCGGAGTTCTTGACCCGGAAGCAAGTCGCAGTGCTTCCGTGCGGGCTCACATTGGAGTCGTACGTGACTTTGGTTGGGAAGCCAAGGCCAGCGCATGTCGAACACGAGCCGAAGATAGCGATGGTGAACAACGACAAAGACTCAGTGATGGTGTCGCAGTTCATGGTGGAATTGCAGGGCTTGAAGACTGCTGAGGGCGAGGGCCCACCTAGAATTTTGCATTTCAATCCGAGGTTGAAAGGGGACTGGAGCGGGAAGCCCGTGATTGAGCTCAATACTTGCTATAGGATGCAGTGGGGGTCAGCGTTAAGGTGCGAGGGGTGGAAGTCCAAGGCTGATGAAGAAACCG TTGATGGTCAGGTGAAGTGTGAGAAGTGGATTCAAGATGATCACCACGGAACAGAGGAGTCTAAGGCAACATGGTGGTTGAATCGGTTAATAGGCCGAACAAAAACTGTTACTGTTGACTGGCCATACCCATTTGCAGAGGGCAAGCTATTTGTTCTAACTCTTAGTGCTGGATTAGAGGGTTATCATGTTAATATTGATGGGAGGCATGTCACCTCTTTCCCTTATAATACA GGATTTAGTATGGAGGATGCCACTGGGTTATCAGTGATTGGGGATGTTGATATCCACTCTGTATACGCTGCCTCTTTACCTACATCACATCCTAGTTTTTCTCCACAGAGACATCTTGAATTTTCAAACAGATGGAAGGCTCCACCACTTCTAGATGAGGATGCAGATCTTTTCATTGGTATTCTTTCTGCTGGCAACCATTTTGCTGAGCGGATGGCTGTAAGGAAGTCTTGGATGCAGCATAAGCTTATCAAGTCTTCAATTGTGGCAGCTCGCTTCTTTGTGGCATTG CacacaagaaaggaagtgaataTTGAACTGAAGAAAGAAGCAGAGTTCTTTGGAGATATTGTTATTGTCCCGTACATGGATAATTATGATCTTGTTGTGTTGAAAACTGTTGCCATCTGCGAATATGGG GTTCGCACAGTCTCTGCTAAGTATATAATGAAGTGTGATGATGACACATTTGTGAGAGTTGATGCAGTTTTGAATGAAGCAAACAAGGTGCCTGAGGGTAGGAGCTTGTACATTGGAAACATAAATTACTACCATAAGCCCTTGCGCTATGGCAAATGGGCAGTAGCATACGAG GAGTGGCCAGAAGAAGATTATCCGCCCTATGCAAATGGACCAGGCTATATTTTGTCATCTGACATTGCACACTTTATTGTATCTGAATTTGAGACACATAAATTAAGG ATGTTTAAAATGGAAGATGTGAGCATGGGAATGTGGGTGGAGCAATTCAACAGCTCAAAACCGGTTGTGTATGTGCATAGTTTGAAGTTCTGCCAGTTTGGTTGCATAGAAGATTATTATACGGCCCATTACCAGTCTCCAAGGCAAATAATGTGCATGTGGACCAAATTGCAATCGCAAGGAAGGCCTCAGTGCTGCAACATGAGATGA